The following coding sequences are from one Nilaparvata lugens isolate BPH chromosome 6, ASM1435652v1, whole genome shotgun sequence window:
- the LOC111057906 gene encoding protein twisted gastrulation → MLRILFATAVAVLATLVLYIPGPTEACNEAVCASIVSKCMITQSCKCDLKNCSCCKACFSCLSYLYSECCSCVDMCPKPNNTRNALSKKSHVEDLPEAIPNLFQVLTAEPDSQQRWLTFTFPVDFDINIFRPKFEKEIKYSTNLAEQEVDPIKDIVTLNCSVAFMSQCMSWNKCKASCQSMGAASYRWFHDGCCQCVGDKCINYGINESRCLQCPLSKEVIIPEEALDYGEEDEVIESEALAS, encoded by the exons ATGCTACGAATACTTTTCGCAACAGCCGTGGCTGTACTAGCCACATTAGTATTGTACATTCCCGGACCCACTGAAGCTTGTAACGAAGCCGTTTGTGCCAGTATAGTCAGTAAATGCATGATCACACAATCATGTAAATGCGACCTGAAGAACTGTTCTTGTTGTAAAGCATGCTTCAGTTGTCTCAGTTATTTGTATAGCGAGTGCTGTTCGTGTGTAG ACATGTGCCCTAAACCAAACAACACCAGGAACGCTCTGAGCAAGAAGAGTCACGTGGAAGATCTGCCAGAAGCCATTCCCAACCTGTTCCAGGTGTTGACAGCCGAACCAGACTCACAACAGCGTTGGCTCACGTTCACCTTCCCCGTCGACTTCGACATCAACATTTTCAGGCCGAAATTCGAGAAAGAAATCAAATATTCCACAA ACTTGGCAGAACAAGAAGTGGACCCGATCAAGGACATAGTGACGTTGAACTGTTCAGTGGCGTTCATGTCACAGTGCATGTCGTGGAACAAATGCAAGGCCAGCTGTCAGTCAATGGGCGCCGCCTCCTATCGCTGGTTCCACGACGGATGCTGCCAGTGTGTGGGCGACAAGTGCATCAATTATGGCATCAATGAGAGCAG GTGTCTACAGTGTCCACTCTCCAAAGAAGTGATCATCCCAGAAGAAGCCCTGGATTacggagaagaagatgaagttatCGAGTCCGAAGCTTTAGCATCATAA
- the LOC120351976 gene encoding uncharacterized protein LOC120351976 isoform X2: MEKIISKICMYLRRLGCLPPGQSSTKGRLLFLMSIYFILQAHVIIVQKWNLFEQRITAMENINIFYAFFFAITDYYLFPQHLKTMMEVIKFPHYKYDKRLHQPDLAAECSDMIRHTKRTWSKTGIILEIAMKCFFFSSNILPVIGFIQHTMGYESENDLTLPFVSYFSVGKNNLKSYIFILLVEMIYIYYAFILAILLYLMTIASVHNVILEMRLFCMCLQGFNENYLKRIGSICDANKDPKRSGGDEIRDEILILKLLSKELSEHHQLIYRKVYMLKKGFKFQLCYGNGVICFQLCFATFCFLKDDLMFKLKYGTVTFLVALLLLIFSESGQEIQRQVLRSVYSYFNFLRQFSGDL; this comes from the exons ATGGAGAAAATAATCAGCAAGATATGCATGTACCTTCGGAGGCTCGGTTGTCTACCACCAGGCCAAAGCTCTACTAAAGGTCGATTACTTTTCCTGATGAGCATATACTTCATCCTACAAGCACACGTGATCATAGTGCAGAAGTGGAACCTATTCGAACAACGGATCACAGCCATggaaaacataaacattttctACGCCTTCTTCTTCGCAATCACTGACTACTACCTGTTTCCCCAGCACCTGAAGACTATGATGGAGGTGATCAAATTTCCGCACTACAAATACGATAAAAGATTACACCAACCAGATTTGGCAGCTGAGTGTAGCGATATGATAAGACATACTAAACGAACCTGGTCTAAAACTGGGATTATTCTAGAAATCGCGATGAAATGTTTCTTTTTCAGCTCCAATATTCTGCCTGTTATCGGGTTCATACAACACACCATGGGTTATGAATCTGAGAACGATCTAACACTGCCTTTTGTCTCATACTTTTCTGTTGGTAAAAACAACCTAAAATCctatattttcatattgttaGTTGAAATGATATACATCTACTACGCTTTTATACTAGCAATACTGCTGTATTTAATGACAATTGCCAGTGTGCATAATGTGATACTAGAAATGCGACTGTTCTGTATGTGTTTGCAAGGATTCAAtgagaattatttgaaaagaatCGGCAGCATTTGTGATGCTAATAAGGATCCTAAGAGAAGCGGGGGAGATGAAATAAGGGATGAAATATTGATCTTGAAGTTGTTATCTAAAGAATTGTCAGAGCATCATCAACTTATATACAG aaaaGTATATATGCTGAAGAAGGGGTTCAAATTCCAGCTATGCTATGGAAATGGTGTAATTTGCTTTCAACTCTGCTTCGCTACATTTTGTTTCTTG AAAGACGATCTGATGTTCAAACTGAAATACGGGACAGTTACTTTCCTTGTAGcacttcttctactcattttttCTGAGAGTGGACAAGAAATACAGAGACAG GTGCTGAGAAGTGTATATTCGTATTTCAATTTCCTTAGACAGTTTTCTGGAGATTTGTGA
- the LOC120351976 gene encoding uncharacterized protein LOC120351976 isoform X1, which yields MEKIISKICMYLRRLGCLPPGQSSTKGRLLFLMSIYFILQAHVIIVQKWNLFEQRITAMENINIFYAFFFAITDYYLFPQHLKTMMEVIKFPHYKYDKRLHQPDLAAECSDMIRHTKRTWSKTGIILEIAMKCFFFSSNILPVIGFIQHTMGYESENDLTLPFVSYFSVGKNNLKSYIFILLVEMIYIYYAFILAILLYLMTIASVHNVILEMRLFCMCLQGFNENYLKRIGSICDANKDPKRSGGDEIRDEILILKLLSKELSEHHQLIYRKVYMLKKGFKFQLCYGNGVICFQLCFATFCFLKDDLMFKLKYGTVTFLVALLLLIFSESGQEIQRQDEKLHMVLYECSWYNKPLWFQNCFKIMLTRNSIPIRMDVYKIFTLNRNNVTVVLRSVYSYFNFLRQFSGDL from the exons ATGGAGAAAATAATCAGCAAGATATGCATGTACCTTCGGAGGCTCGGTTGTCTACCACCAGGCCAAAGCTCTACTAAAGGTCGATTACTTTTCCTGATGAGCATATACTTCATCCTACAAGCACACGTGATCATAGTGCAGAAGTGGAACCTATTCGAACAACGGATCACAGCCATggaaaacataaacattttctACGCCTTCTTCTTCGCAATCACTGACTACTACCTGTTTCCCCAGCACCTGAAGACTATGATGGAGGTGATCAAATTTCCGCACTACAAATACGATAAAAGATTACACCAACCAGATTTGGCAGCTGAGTGTAGCGATATGATAAGACATACTAAACGAACCTGGTCTAAAACTGGGATTATTCTAGAAATCGCGATGAAATGTTTCTTTTTCAGCTCCAATATTCTGCCTGTTATCGGGTTCATACAACACACCATGGGTTATGAATCTGAGAACGATCTAACACTGCCTTTTGTCTCATACTTTTCTGTTGGTAAAAACAACCTAAAATCctatattttcatattgttaGTTGAAATGATATACATCTACTACGCTTTTATACTAGCAATACTGCTGTATTTAATGACAATTGCCAGTGTGCATAATGTGATACTAGAAATGCGACTGTTCTGTATGTGTTTGCAAGGATTCAAtgagaattatttgaaaagaatCGGCAGCATTTGTGATGCTAATAAGGATCCTAAGAGAAGCGGGGGAGATGAAATAAGGGATGAAATATTGATCTTGAAGTTGTTATCTAAAGAATTGTCAGAGCATCATCAACTTATATACAG aaaaGTATATATGCTGAAGAAGGGGTTCAAATTCCAGCTATGCTATGGAAATGGTGTAATTTGCTTTCAACTCTGCTTCGCTACATTTTGTTTCTTG AAAGACGATCTGATGTTCAAACTGAAATACGGGACAGTTACTTTCCTTGTAGcacttcttctactcattttttCTGAGAGTGGACAAGAAATACAGAGACAG GATGAAAAATTGCACATGGTGCTTTATGAGTGCTCATGGTACAACAAACCATTATGGttccaaaactgcttcaaaatAATGTTGACCCGCAACAGTATACCAATCAGAATGGACGTTTACAAAATTTTCACATTGAATAGGAACAATGTAACGGTT GTGCTGAGAAGTGTATATTCGTATTTCAATTTCCTTAGACAGTTTTCTGGAGATTTGTGA